GTCCGGCGAGAGATCGACGCGGGTGATCGTCACCAGCTCGATGCGCGGGTCGGTGATCTCCTCGTGCAGGAGCCGGGCGAGTTCGCCGCGGATCTCCTCGCTCACTCTTTCGGTTCGACGCGTCAAAGAATCTCGATCTCCTGAGAGGTCACCTCGGCCAGGTGCAGGCCCTCGATGAAATCCACGGCCTTCTCCAGGCGCTGGCGGGCGACCAGCCCTTCGTTCGCAGCTGTGGTCAAGCCGATCACAGCGATTTGCCAGGTGTCCTGGCCGCCAACCTCGGCGACGGACACGTTGAAACGGTTGCGCACCCTCTGCAGAATCGATTTGACGACGCCGCGCTTCTGTTTGAGTGACTGGGACCCGTGAACGTGGAGCTCCACCCGAGCTGCGCCGACGAACATGGGCCCGAGCGGGCGTCGCCCGCTTGTTTCGCGAGCAGGCTAGAGCTCGGCGGCGTGTTCTTCGAGCTCGTAGGCCTCGATTACATCGCCGATCTTGACGTCGTTGAAGCCCTCGATGCCGATGCCGCATTCAAAGCCGGTCTGCACCTCGCGCGCATCGTCCTTGAAGCGCTTGAGCGAGGCGAACTTGCCCTCGAAGACGAGCACGCCATCGCGAACCAATCGACAACTGGCGTTGCGTCGCACCAAGCCATCCGTGACGTACGAGCCGGCGATGGTACCGACCTTCGGAATCGTGAAGGTCTCCCGCACCTCGGCCTGGCCCAGCACCTTCTCCTTGACCGTCGGCGGGAGCAGACCCGCCATGGCGGCTTTGATCTCGTCGACGACCTGATAGATGATCTTGTAGATCCGCACGTCGACGCCGGCGCTCTCGGCCGCCTTGCGCGCCTTGACGTCCGGGCGTACGTGGAAGCCAACGATGATCGCGCCGCTCGCCTCGGCCAGCTGCACATCCTTCTCGGTAATCCCACCGACGGATGCGTGAAGCACGTTCAGGTTCACCTTGTCGGTCGGAAGCTTGAGCAAGGACTCGCGAATCGCCTCGGCCGAACCCTGGGTATCGGCCTTGATGATCGTCGGGAGTTCCTGCGGTCCACCGCCCTCCGCGAGGGCGAAGAGGTCTTCGAGGTTGACCCGGGGCCGCTTCGGCGTGCCAGCACGCTTGCGTTCCTGGTCTTCCCGATGCGCCACGATCTCCTTGGCCACCTTCTCGTTCTCGACGGCGTGGCCGACATCTCCCGCATTCGGAACGCCTGAAAGGCCCACCACCTGAACAGGCATGGACGGCGGCGCTTCGTTCAGCACCTCGCCCTTGTCGTTCATCATCGTGCGAATCTTCCCCGAATGGGTACCGACCACGAAGACATCGCCACGTTTGAGCGTGCCTTCCTGTACGAGCAAGGTCGCCACCGGGCCGCGGCCCTTGTCGAGCTCGGACTCGAGCACCACGCCCTTGGCGCGCACCGTCGGATCCGCCTTCGGATCGATCAATTCAGTCTGGAGCAGCACGGCCTCGAGCAATTTGTCGAGGTTCGTCTTCATCTTTGCGGAGATGTCGATGGCGAGCACCTCACCGCCGAAATCTTCGACGACGACGTTATGCTCCATCAAGCGCTGGCGGGCCACCTGCGGGTTCGCATCCGGCAGATCGCATTTGTTCACCGCGACCACGATCGGCACACCAGCTGCGTGCGAGTGATCGATCGCCTCGATCGTCTGGGGCATGATGCCTTCACCGGCGGCGATGACGAGGATCACGAGGTCGGTTGCCTGTGCTCCGCGCGCACGCATGGCCGTGAAAGCCGCGTGGCCCGGTGTATCGATGAAGGTCATGGTGCCCTCAGGCAACGTCACCTGGTAGGCACCGATATGCTGGGTGATGCCACCCGCCTCGCCCGCAACCACGTCGGTCTGGCGCAGGGCATCGAGCAGCGAGGTCTTCCCGTGGTCGACGTGGCCCATCACGGTCACCACCACAGGACGCGACTGAAGGTTCTCCTCCGAGCCCTCGCTCGTGGCGTCCAGGAAATCCTGTTCCTGGAAACCCACATCCTGGACTTCGAAGCCGAACTCCTTGGCCACCTGCTCGGCGATCGCAACGTCGATGGTCTGGTTGACCGCAACCATCGTACCGAGCGCCATCAGCTTGCCCTGAACCTGGGCGGCTTTCGCGCCTAGCTGCTTGGCGAGTTCGCCCACGCTGATGTCGCCCTGGACGCGAACGACCTTGTTCTCGACCTTCGCGGCCTGGGCCACCTTCGCCTTCGCCGCGGGAGCATCGCGCCTTCGGCGACGCGGGTTCGAGATGACACGCGAATCCGCCGGTGCATGGCGTCCGGTCGTCCGGCTCGTCACCTGGCGGGCGATCTGTTCCTGCTCGCGGAGATTCACGACCTCCTTGGCCTGCTTGCGCTGGCGTGCCGTCCGTGCGGCAGCGGGACCCGTCTCCGGTCCGCTCTGAGCGGCCGGGCGCCGCGGCGCACCCTCCGGCGCGGGCCGGGCAGGTGCCGGGCCCGGAGCCGGCCTCGC
The sequence above is drawn from the bacterium genome and encodes:
- the infB gene encoding translation initiation factor IF-2, with protein sequence MANVRAYKIAEELGIERNEFVEKANAIGIALKNAMASVDPEQADVLREKLGAKKSNRITEARVQARGGTAVIRRRKKAAPEPEAPVAEVVPEAEAEVAAPPAEAEVAPVGEAEEVAEAGEPAEEAAAQVAEPEAPAVEPEREVAPDPAARPAPGPAPARPAPEGAPRRPAAQSGPETGPAAARTARQRKQAKEVVNLREQEQIARQVTSRTTGRHAPADSRVISNPRRRRRDAPAAKAKVAQAAKVENKVVRVQGDISVGELAKQLGAKAAQVQGKLMALGTMVAVNQTIDVAIAEQVAKEFGFEVQDVGFQEQDFLDATSEGSEENLQSRPVVVTVMGHVDHGKTSLLDALRQTDVVAGEAGGITQHIGAYQVTLPEGTMTFIDTPGHAAFTAMRARGAQATDLVILVIAAGEGIMPQTIEAIDHSHAAGVPIVVAVNKCDLPDANPQVARQRLMEHNVVVEDFGGEVLAIDISAKMKTNLDKLLEAVLLQTELIDPKADPTVRAKGVVLESELDKGRGPVATLLVQEGTLKRGDVFVVGTHSGKIRTMMNDKGEVLNEAPPSMPVQVVGLSGVPNAGDVGHAVENEKVAKEIVAHREDQERKRAGTPKRPRVNLEDLFALAEGGGPQELPTIIKADTQGSAEAIRESLLKLPTDKVNLNVLHASVGGITEKDVQLAEASGAIIVGFHVRPDVKARKAAESAGVDVRIYKIIYQVVDEIKAAMAGLLPPTVKEKVLGQAEVRETFTIPKVGTIAGSYVTDGLVRRNASCRLVRDGVLVFEGKFASLKRFKDDAREVQTGFECGIGIEGFNDVKIGDVIEAYELEEHAAEL
- a CDS encoding DUF503 domain-containing protein, which encodes MFVGAARVELHVHGSQSLKQKRGVVKSILQRVRNRFNVSVAEVGGQDTWQIAVIGLTTAANEGLVARQRLEKAVDFIEGLHLAEVTSQEIEIL